The genome window GACGTTCGATACGGACAACGAGGAGGATGCCGCCCAGATCGGCGAGCAGATGACCGCGATGATCGACGTTCCGATCCGTTTCACGATGACCGAGAAGGGCCAAATTGAACGGGTCGAAGGCGTTGATGCCCTCGTAAAGCGGATGCAGGACCAAGCGATGACGGATGCGCAGCGCGAGATTCTGGAGGAATCGCTGACGCCGGAGTCCTTCACCCAGAACATGCAGGCCTTCACATTTTACCCGCAAAATCCCGTTGCTGTTGGTGACTCGTGGGATGTGAAGAGTGAAATGAAGATGGCGTTTCCGATGACGACCGAATCGACATATACAGTGACGCGCGTAGAAGCCGACACGGCGTATCTCGACGTGGAAATGGATGTGTACACGCCGGATGATGCCGAACCCATGGAGATGGGCGGCGGAAAAATGACGATGGATATGACGGGCACGATGATCGGCACCGCGAAAGTCGATCTCGTCTCTGGTATGATGACAGATGTCGCTCTGGATCAGAACATGGAGGCGGACGCTGTCATCGACGCTCAGGGTCGTACCATGGACATGCAGATGTCAATTACCGGGACATCGACTCAGACGCTCACAGGCCTCGGAGAGCCGAAATAGAGCCGACATCATCACGTTGTAGACTGTGGTGTTCGAGGTCGCTGTCCGGGATGGGCGGCGACCTCGTTTTATGAAACTCTCGGATGGGTCGTGTCAATCTCGCCTCGTCGTCTCCAATCGACGTATTTACGCTCCCCGAGATCGAACTTCTGGACCAAGCACAGGTACACGCTGTACCTCCGCAGCAGGCGCAGTGCACGTGCCGGCTGTGCCGCTGCAACCGGAATAAACCTGCCCTCTTTTCGTGGTCGACCCTAAGAATCTGTCCGAGGCAAAACGTGCTGACGTCGGAGCCGGAGTGCTCGAAGAAATTCAGAAGCGTTGGAGTCCGCGCGCCTTTTCTGCCCAGCCGGTTCCGGACGATGCGTTGCGACAATTGTTCGATGCCGCCCGCTGGGCCATGTCGTCATTCAATGAGCAGCCGTGGCGGTACGTCGTTGCAACGAAAGACGATTCCGACGGATACGAGCGCGTGCTCCACTGCCTGAACGAATTCAATCGTGAGTGGGCACAGACAGCCCCGGTGCTGATGCTCGGCCTTGCTAAGTCCACGTTTTCGCGCAATGGCAAACCCAATCGCTATGCGCGGCACGACCTTGGCGCTGCGAGTGCATTCCTGACGTTGCAGGCGTCAAAGCTTGACCTCTACGTGCATCAGATGGCGGGCATTTTGCCAGATGTTATTGGCGAAACGTTTGATCTGCCCGATGATGTCGAGCCGGTCACGGGTCTGGCCATCGGATATCTCGGTGATCCGGACAATCTATCCGAGACGCTCGCCGAACGTGAACGAGGAGAGCGAACCCGAAAATCGCTGAGTGAAATCTTTTTCGACGCTGCCGGCTATGGCACACCGGCTCGCGTTATTGAGCGTATGTAGAAGCGGCGCCAGACGCATTTCCTGCTTATCTCCCCCTGATCTTTCGACGTATCTGAACGTGTTTGCTCGCGAAGGTTACTTCATCATTGCCGGCGCCGTCGTGCTCGGTCTCCTCATTGGCTCTGGCGCCTTATGGTTTGATCCCTGGCTGTGGCGCGCCCCATTCCTGCTCGTTGGTGCAGGTGTGATTGCGTTCACCCTTTACTTTTTCCGGGATCCAGACCGCTCAGCTCCCGCAGAGGCTCGAGAGGGACGTGCGTTCGTCGCTCCTGCTGACGGGAAGATCGTGGAGATCGTCGAGGAGGAGGAACCGCTTTACCTCGAGGGACCGTCGACGCGGATTTCGATCTTTCTCTCACCCCTCAATGTGCATGTAAACCGAGTGCCGGCAAACGGCGTGATCGAATACGTCCGATACGTGCCTGGCGATTATCTCGTTGCCTGGCATCCGAAGGCCAGTGAAAAGAACGAACGGTCCGAGATCGGCATGGAGCACGAAAGTGGCACGCGCATTTTATTTAAGCAGATCGCGGGAGCCGTGGCCCGACGCATCGAGTACCACGTCGAAGAAGGCGACTCGGTCGTAGCGGGTGAGCGCTTTGGCATCGTCAAGTTCGGGTCGCGAATGGATGTGCACGTGCCGCCTCACATCGAGGTCAACGCAGATGTCGGCGATCGGACCACGGCGGGTGAAACGGTGCTCGGACAGCTTCCCGATGCTGCCGGTGTCGTCTCTGGTGCGTCGCTCTCCGATTCGACGCCCGCCCCCGAAACGAACGCGTGAGACGCACCGCTGCTGGACGGCTCGACAGGACTTGATGCCTGTCGAGCCAACGATTCTCCCGTGCATCACCGAGAAGAACTTGCCCCCGCATGTCCTCATCTACCTGCGAGTCCGTTTCCAACGATCGCGAGCCGTCTTCGTCGCCCGGGCGTTCCGGAAGCCCAAACGGTTCTTCCACCTCGGCGGTGAGAAGCAACCGATCGCGCAAAAAGCGCATCCGGCGTCGTCTGAGTGCGTACCGTGCGGCCCGAAAGCGACAGCGCAGCCCGCGCCCGTCGCCGAGAGTGGCAGTGCCGTCGTTCTTTACGTTGATGAACCTGTTCTGCGGCTTCCTCGCGATCACGCAGGTTCACGACGGCGCGATTACCATGGCGTGCTGGCTGATCGTCATGGCTGGCTTCTTCGATTTACTGGATGGCATGATGGCGCGTCTGACGAATACGACCAGCCCATTTGGCGTCGAGTTGGACTCGCTCAGCGATATTGTCTCCTTCGGCGTCGCACCGGCATTTCTGGTGTACACCTACGGACTGGAGACGCTTGATCCTATCGGGATGATTGCTGCAGCCCTTCCCGCATTGTGCGGCGGCGTACGGCTGGCCCGCTACAACGTCGATTATGGTCAGGGGGAAAAGAAGGACTACTTCGAAGGACTCCCTATCCCCGGACAAGCGATCGCGATAATAACACTCATTCTCGCGGCGGAGAACTCGA of Longibacter salinarum contains these proteins:
- a CDS encoding phosphatidylserine decarboxylase family protein; translation: MFAREGYFIIAGAVVLGLLIGSGALWFDPWLWRAPFLLVGAGVIAFTLYFFRDPDRSAPAEAREGRAFVAPADGKIVEIVEEEEPLYLEGPSTRISIFLSPLNVHVNRVPANGVIEYVRYVPGDYLVAWHPKASEKNERSEIGMEHESGTRILFKQIAGAVARRIEYHVEEGDSVVAGERFGIVKFGSRMDVHVPPHIEVNADVGDRTTAGETVLGQLPDAAGVVSGASLSDSTPAPETNA
- the pssA gene encoding CDP-diacylglycerol--serine O-phosphatidyltransferase, which produces MSSSTCESVSNDREPSSSPGRSGSPNGSSTSAVRSNRSRKKRIRRRLSAYRAARKRQRSPRPSPRVAVPSFFTLMNLFCGFLAITQVHDGAITMACWLIVMAGFFDLLDGMMARLTNTTSPFGVELDSLSDIVSFGVAPAFLVYTYGLETLDPIGMIAAALPALCGGVRLARYNVDYGQGEKKDYFEGLPIPGQAIAIITLILAAENSTWASMLHLDSIPVLLAVVVILSALMVSSIHFDAIPKPTITYMRAHPRKTTAYLIAGVLIVGLQELGLLIVFATYLSFGIGRAIYQLIEALSTPVPDETS
- a CDS encoding DUF6263 family protein, translating into MTFLSRFRTLGVLTIVLTLFAVAGCSSSSAPAWKQGDAYILGLRVNEGESFSGTMAMDQSVDMQMMGQNMQMEQSMTYDYGYDVISRSDDGLITIEQTLQRVRGETKNPMAGTQTFDTDNEEDAAQIGEQMTAMIDVPIRFTMTEKGQIERVEGVDALVKRMQDQAMTDAQREILEESLTPESFTQNMQAFTFYPQNPVAVGDSWDVKSEMKMAFPMTTESTYTVTRVEADTAYLDVEMDVYTPDDAEPMEMGGGKMTMDMTGTMIGTAKVDLVSGMMTDVALDQNMEADAVIDAQGRTMDMQMSITGTSTQTLTGLGEPK
- a CDS encoding nitroreductase family protein — encoded protein: MVDPKNLSEAKRADVGAGVLEEIQKRWSPRAFSAQPVPDDALRQLFDAARWAMSSFNEQPWRYVVATKDDSDGYERVLHCLNEFNREWAQTAPVLMLGLAKSTFSRNGKPNRYARHDLGAASAFLTLQASKLDLYVHQMAGILPDVIGETFDLPDDVEPVTGLAIGYLGDPDNLSETLAERERGERTRKSLSEIFFDAAGYGTPARVIERM